A genomic segment from Malaclemys terrapin pileata isolate rMalTer1 chromosome 1, rMalTer1.hap1, whole genome shotgun sequence encodes:
- the MIOX gene encoding inositol oxygenase isoform X2, with protein MKVVRMDADPSEVYRPEAGAEHGKLQTDYRNYTAGPLLDRVYNTYLLMHTHQTVDFVRKKGAEYGACAQRRMSIMEALDLLDNVVDESDPDVDFPNSYHAYQTAEGIRRAHPDKDWFQLVGLLHDMGKVLALAGEPQWAVVGDTFPVGCRVQESVVFSDSTFHDNPDTKNPLYNTQYGIYQPHCGLANVLMSWGHDEYMYQVMKFNNFALPQEAFYMIRFHSFYPWHTGGDYMHLCSNEDLHMLAWVKEFNKFDLYTKCEDLPDVTQLKPYYQSLIDKYCPGQLCW; from the exons GACGCAGACCCTTCTGAAGTTTACCGGCcggaggcaggggctgagcatggCAAGCTGCAAACAGACTACAGGAATTACACG GCCGGGCCGCTGCTAGATCGCGTGTATAACACCTACCTGCTGATGCACACGCACCAGACCGTGGACTTTGTCCGGAAGAAG GGCGCAGAGTACGGGGCCTGCGCCCAGCGCCGAATGAGCATCATGGAGGCCTTGGATTTACTGGACAACGTGGTGGATGAATCGGACCCGGACGTGGACTTTCCCAACTCCTACCACGCGTACCAGACTGCAGAGGGCATCCGCCGGGCCCACCCGGACAAAG ACTGGTTCCAGCTGGTCGGGCTGCTGCATGACATGGGCAAAGTCCTGGCCCTGGCCGGGGAGCCTCAG TGGGCTGTGGTGGGCGACACATTCCCCGTGGGCTGCAGGGTCCAGGAGTCTGTCGTCTTCAGCGACTCCACCTTCCACGACAACCCCGACACAAAAAACCCCCTGTACAA cACGCAGTATGGGATCTACCAGCCTCACTGCGGCCTGGCCAACGTGCTTATGTCCTGGGGCCATGACG AGTACATGTACCAAGTCATGAAATTCAACAACTTTGCTCTCCCCCAGGAG GCTTTCTACATGATCCGCTTCCACTCGTTCTACCCCTGGCACACGGGCGGGGATTACATGCACCTGTGCAGCAACGAGGACCTGCACATGCTGGCCTGGGTCAAGGAGTTCAA caagtTCGATCTCTACACCAAGTGCGAGGATCTGCCTGACGTGACGCAGCTGAAGCCGTATTACCAGTCCCTGATTGACAAGTACtgcccaggccagctgtgctggTGA
- the MIOX gene encoding inositol oxygenase isoform X1, translating into MKVVRMDADPSEVYRPEAGAEHGKLQTDYRNYTAGPLLDRVYNTYLLMHTHQTVDFVRKKELAVTPVLRAGPHQLPCPQGAEYGACAQRRMSIMEALDLLDNVVDESDPDVDFPNSYHAYQTAEGIRRAHPDKDWFQLVGLLHDMGKVLALAGEPQWAVVGDTFPVGCRVQESVVFSDSTFHDNPDTKNPLYNTQYGIYQPHCGLANVLMSWGHDEYMYQVMKFNNFALPQEAFYMIRFHSFYPWHTGGDYMHLCSNEDLHMLAWVKEFNKFDLYTKCEDLPDVTQLKPYYQSLIDKYCPGQLCW; encoded by the exons GACGCAGACCCTTCTGAAGTTTACCGGCcggaggcaggggctgagcatggCAAGCTGCAAACAGACTACAGGAATTACACG GCCGGGCCGCTGCTAGATCGCGTGTATAACACCTACCTGCTGATGCACACGCACCAGACCGTGGACTTTGTCCGGAAGAAG gAGCTGGCAGTGACCCCTGTGCTCAGAGCTGGGCCTCACCAGCTCCCCTGTCCCCAGGGCGCAGAGTACGGGGCCTGCGCCCAGCGCCGAATGAGCATCATGGAGGCCTTGGATTTACTGGACAACGTGGTGGATGAATCGGACCCGGACGTGGACTTTCCCAACTCCTACCACGCGTACCAGACTGCAGAGGGCATCCGCCGGGCCCACCCGGACAAAG ACTGGTTCCAGCTGGTCGGGCTGCTGCATGACATGGGCAAAGTCCTGGCCCTGGCCGGGGAGCCTCAG TGGGCTGTGGTGGGCGACACATTCCCCGTGGGCTGCAGGGTCCAGGAGTCTGTCGTCTTCAGCGACTCCACCTTCCACGACAACCCCGACACAAAAAACCCCCTGTACAA cACGCAGTATGGGATCTACCAGCCTCACTGCGGCCTGGCCAACGTGCTTATGTCCTGGGGCCATGACG AGTACATGTACCAAGTCATGAAATTCAACAACTTTGCTCTCCCCCAGGAG GCTTTCTACATGATCCGCTTCCACTCGTTCTACCCCTGGCACACGGGCGGGGATTACATGCACCTGTGCAGCAACGAGGACCTGCACATGCTGGCCTGGGTCAAGGAGTTCAA caagtTCGATCTCTACACCAAGTGCGAGGATCTGCCTGACGTGACGCAGCTGAAGCCGTATTACCAGTCCCTGATTGACAAGTACtgcccaggccagctgtgctggTGA